A region from the Linepithema humile isolate Giens D197 chromosome 1, Lhum_UNIL_v1.0, whole genome shotgun sequence genome encodes:
- the LOC105669591 gene encoding neuropeptides capa receptor-like, translating to MELWSRYVVSIDNDTGLTNLNESEYIRDFWGPKYLPLQLVLPVSLVYSVIFVTGIFGNVITCIVITRNSIMQTATNYYLLNLAISDLLLLILGLPNELSVFWQQYPWTFGMGLCKLRAYISETSSYVSVLTILVFSLERYLAICHPLHLYAMSGLKRPVRFIVGCWVLALIFALPYGVYTTVNYIEFPPKSGQYSEESAICAMLLGNMPKFPLIELSCLMFFLVPMLCIAVLYVKMGLRIQSNGLDCSIEGSVHGETRQTQSRKAIIRMLGAVVITFFICWAPFHAQRLLYVYQVSAFSDINDWLYPLGGCLYYFSTTVNPILYNVMSAKYRTAFKKTLSCTSSSPTITRDDLSSMRDSTVCGYGSRRESQVVRVRSVHYQRSIRCNVSHANEVLRSPVKLRHDDEDDEASRCDTPRPCYVLTSDILRSSFVVHSSSDKTNCRSNEKTRDDAKSTAMNETRI from the exons ATGGAATTATGGAGCCGATATGTCGTGTCGATCGACAACGACACCGGTCTGACGAACCTGAACGAGTCCGAGTACATAAGGGATTTTTGGGGTCCAAAATACCTGCCGTTGCAACTCGTGTTGCCGGTCAGCCTCGTCTACAGCGTGATTTTCGTCACCGGTATATTCGGCAATGTAATCACCTGCATCGTCATCACGCGAAACTCCATCATGCAGACCGCCACTAATTATTACCTGCTCAACTTAGCGATATCCGACCTGCTTCTTTTGATTCTCG GATTACCCAATGAATTGAGTGTGTTCTGGCAGCAATATCCATGGACGTTCGGAATGGGCTTGTGCAAATTACGAGCGTATATTTCAGAAAC GTCGTCTTACGTGTCGGTGCTAACGATACTGGTGTTCTCGTTGGAGAGGTACCTAGCGATATGCCATCCCCTGCATTTGTATGCGATGAGCGGACTGAAACGACCTGTACGATTCATCGTGGGCTGTTGGGTGCTAGCTCTCATCTTTGCCCTACCCTACGGCGTTTACACAACCGTCAATTACATCGAGTTTCCGCCAA AATCCGGCCAATACTCCGAGGAGTCGGCAATATGCGCCATGTTACTGGGTAATATGCCCAAGTTCCCGCTTATCGAGCTGAGCTGTCTAATGTTCTTCCTCGTGCCGATGCTGTGCATAGCCGTGCTTTACGTGAAAATGGGCCTGCGAATACAAAGCAACGGTCTGGACTGCAGCATCGAGGGCTCCGTTCACGGGGAAACGAGGCAGACTCAGTCACGAAAAGCCATTATCCGAATGCTCG GTGCGGTCGTGATAACATTCTTTATCTGCTGGGCGCCCTTTCACGCTCAGCGCTTATTGTACGTGTATCAGGTGTCGGCCTTCAGCGATATTAACGACTGGCTGTATCCGCTGGGCGGCTGTCTGTACTACTTCAGCACCACCGTGAACCCGATCCTGTACAACGTGATGAGCGCCAAGTACAGAACGGCGTTCAAGAAAACGCTGTCTTGCACCTCGTCGAGTCCCACCATCACGCGGGACGACCTCAGCAGTATGAGGGATAGCACGGTTTGCGGTTACGGATCCCGACGGGAGTCCCAGGTGGTTCGCGTAAGAAGCGTGCATTATCAAAGGAGCATTAG ATGCAACGTGTCGCACGCGAACGAGGTGCTTCGCTCGCCGGTGAAATTGCGtcacgacgacgaggacgacgaggCGAGCCGCTGCGACACGCCGAGGCCCTGCTACGTCCTTACCTCGGACATCCTGCGATCCTCGTTTGTCGTGCACTCGAGCAGCGACAAGACCAACTGCCGGTCGAACGAGAAGACGAGGGATGACGCTAAATCGACCGCGATGAACGAGACGCGTATCTGA